One window from the genome of Chlamydiota bacterium encodes:
- the pilO gene encoding type 4a pilus biogenesis protein PilO, with the protein MGLEKKQIEIIAVSAMFGLLAIVLAWQLWPSAKTTDGKEPLESPGSYREQLQKAEMAVKGLSRLREETEELQKKRDAALKEVPLETDHTWLSRQVNEHAARAGVKDVSQRYLPAAAGGGSLGDELKTNYSERTWELRMQCGYHELGQFLAGIEGANRFLEVTDISIEGNDPAGQKVVLIVRYLTGKGKDAQPPAPTTR; encoded by the coding sequence ATGGGCCTGGAAAAGAAGCAGATCGAGATCATCGCGGTCTCGGCGATGTTCGGCCTGCTGGCGATAGTCCTCGCCTGGCAGCTGTGGCCCTCCGCGAAAACCACGGACGGCAAGGAGCCGCTGGAGTCGCCCGGCTCCTACCGCGAGCAGTTGCAGAAGGCGGAGATGGCGGTGAAGGGCCTTTCGCGTCTCCGGGAGGAGACGGAGGAGCTTCAGAAGAAACGGGATGCCGCGCTGAAGGAGGTCCCGCTCGAGACCGACCACACCTGGCTCTCCCGCCAGGTCAACGAGCACGCGGCCCGGGCGGGGGTCAAGGACGTGAGTCAGCGCTACCTCCCCGCCGCGGCGGGGGGCGGCTCCCTCGGCGACGAGCTCAAAACGAACTACTCGGAACGCACCTGGGAACTCAGGATGCAGTGCGGGTACCACGAGCTCGGCCAGTTCCTCGCCGGGATCGAGGGGGCCAACAGGTTCCTCGAGGTCACGGACATCTCGATAGAGGGCAACGATCCGGCGGGGCAGAAGGTGGTGCTCATCGTGCGCTACCTCACGGGCAAGGGGAAGGATGCGCAGCCCCCTGCGCCCACAACGAGGTAG
- a CDS encoding general secretion pathway protein GspB yields the protein MRQGIRLGMAGLVFSLAGGILSAESFVYDSHGRRNPFLPPVEEKKQEEIVVEESVVDIEPFRAWFIEHTSGVLFDPENPRVLIGDEIVEIGEEVNGCTIVEIRPDGFVFIFANQRVEVPLRRDPERERR from the coding sequence ATGCGGCAGGGGATTCGCCTCGGGATGGCGGGGCTTGTTTTTTCCCTCGCAGGGGGTATACTGTCTGCGGAGTCGTTTGTCTACGACAGCCACGGGAGGCGCAACCCGTTCCTCCCCCCGGTGGAGGAGAAGAAGCAGGAGGAGATCGTCGTCGAGGAGTCCGTGGTCGACATCGAGCCGTTCCGCGCCTGGTTCATCGAGCACACGAGCGGCGTGCTCTTCGACCCCGAAAATCCGCGGGTCCTCATCGGCGACGAGATCGTCGAGATAGGGGAGGAGGTCAACGGCTGCACCATCGTCGAGATCAGGCCGGATGGCTTCGTGTTCATCTTCGCGAATCAACGGGTGGAGGTGCCCCTGCGGCGTGACCCTGAAAGAGAGAGGAGATAG
- a CDS encoding carboxypeptidase regulatory-like domain-containing protein, producing MRLRRAFLPAILACIIPAASGAAPTTIPGKTIYGSTAWNASMNPITVTGDITIAAGATLTIGKGTEVRFRENSDDTHWGWDLARSEIIVYGTLKINGTEAEPVTLTSTGTAAMGWFGIVFSDRYASPGATGTIDYCNIARSVYGINFTSCTPATAARNCLINDVAVGMFFDSDSAPAITDCTVISAIVGFECVGVSAPVITNCNVTGLVEDKDDNKAAVYATEYSAPAFIGCAFASGPVDIDWWADVSLKDTTVARTAAGVVGNESVKFESSSFPSHCSATLDNCNIIGLGDEGNGIEWDDNLDVIKVQFSRIGGFINNVWARWGTIDLEAGIYHPVGVTALEPVTGECDDGGSNYLIDDSVDFYEIGAEPGIEVFKYPDIVTPVGVITAIGSIPSYPVTNNTLFFSEDPPVTWAVNDVYYFHPYPDYDNIDLGDPDASGYWPPTYSAPYSEGENEFYGVQNPSTDFNIRMEQGSNKPPSLYQLDIWAVNNWWVTTDDNVVSRYIWDRSENGYLGMATWLPHRNPDTRRTYSISGRILDKLKEAVPGVRVEVDISAQFAGHTVLADITDENGYYTIYGLPPHATAYVVKPTKLGYTFSPASKSVSIKPAAPSDTIGTNFTALLPKPAISTAVRADGKDGAPYGLSGRTNWGLVNEETALRITGYNFRETPAVFLRGPSPAGTDTPCEEVVWTSATQLSALVPNGMKRGDYSVRVVNPDGQFGALGTAATPGFTITSLPVPVVTGISPSGINQNYRGPLTISGRNFLDGCTVRIGSAQFGPFDPEASGTRISLNYAAGTLGTGIWAVVVVNPDGQASAAGVTLSVSSKPGILVDTVSETYAPGSQIALIYSLWPGAVQEDNVVDPYIAVFLPSGSWLFYAGNHRWTSSPVPVYRGFAIGEASEGTLAVFTVGADWPKGLYKLYGGLNTPGKPPVLPPPGFWLSDLSSRTFTIR from the coding sequence ATGCGCCTGCGCCGCGCGTTCCTTCCCGCGATTTTGGCCTGCATCATCCCCGCCGCCTCAGGGGCCGCACCGACCACCATCCCGGGCAAGACCATCTACGGCTCCACGGCGTGGAACGCGTCGATGAACCCGATCACCGTCACCGGCGACATCACGATCGCCGCGGGCGCCACGCTCACCATCGGGAAGGGGACGGAGGTCAGGTTCCGGGAGAACAGCGACGACACGCACTGGGGATGGGACCTCGCGCGGTCTGAGATCATCGTCTACGGCACGCTGAAGATCAACGGCACGGAAGCCGAGCCGGTCACCCTGACCAGCACCGGCACCGCCGCGATGGGCTGGTTCGGCATCGTCTTCTCCGACAGATACGCGTCTCCCGGTGCCACGGGGACCATCGACTACTGCAATATCGCCCGGAGCGTCTACGGCATCAACTTCACCTCCTGCACCCCCGCCACCGCGGCGCGGAACTGCCTCATCAACGACGTCGCGGTCGGGATGTTTTTCGACAGCGACTCCGCCCCCGCGATCACCGACTGCACGGTCATCAGCGCGATCGTCGGATTCGAGTGCGTGGGGGTCTCCGCGCCCGTGATCACGAACTGCAACGTCACGGGGCTTGTCGAGGACAAGGACGACAACAAGGCCGCGGTCTACGCGACGGAGTACTCTGCACCGGCATTCATCGGCTGCGCATTCGCCTCCGGGCCGGTGGATATCGACTGGTGGGCCGACGTCTCGCTCAAAGACACGACCGTCGCGCGCACCGCCGCGGGCGTCGTCGGCAACGAGTCCGTCAAATTCGAGAGCTCCTCGTTCCCCTCCCACTGCAGCGCCACGCTCGACAACTGCAATATCATCGGCCTCGGCGACGAGGGGAACGGCATCGAGTGGGACGACAACCTCGACGTCATCAAGGTCCAGTTCTCCCGCATCGGCGGTTTCATCAACAACGTCTGGGCGCGCTGGGGCACGATCGATCTCGAGGCGGGCATCTACCACCCCGTCGGCGTGACCGCCCTCGAACCGGTGACCGGGGAGTGCGACGACGGGGGGTCCAACTACCTCATCGACGACAGCGTCGATTTCTACGAAATCGGCGCCGAGCCGGGGATCGAGGTGTTCAAGTACCCCGACATCGTGACCCCCGTTGGCGTCATCACCGCCATCGGTTCCATCCCCTCCTACCCGGTGACGAACAACACGCTCTTCTTCTCCGAGGATCCCCCGGTAACTTGGGCGGTAAACGATGTTTACTACTTTCACCCCTACCCGGATTACGACAACATCGACCTCGGCGACCCGGACGCGTCGGGCTACTGGCCCCCGACCTATTCTGCCCCCTACAGCGAGGGGGAAAACGAGTTCTACGGCGTGCAGAATCCCTCCACCGATTTCAATATCCGGATGGAGCAGGGATCGAACAAGCCCCCGTCCCTCTACCAGCTCGACATCTGGGCGGTGAACAACTGGTGGGTCACGACGGACGACAACGTGGTGAGCCGCTACATCTGGGACCGCAGCGAAAACGGCTACCTCGGCATGGCGACGTGGCTCCCGCACCGCAATCCCGATACGCGGCGCACCTACTCGATCTCCGGCAGGATCCTGGACAAGCTGAAAGAAGCCGTGCCGGGCGTCCGCGTCGAGGTGGACATCAGCGCGCAGTTCGCGGGGCACACGGTCCTGGCCGACATCACGGACGAGAACGGGTACTACACGATCTACGGCCTGCCCCCCCACGCGACCGCGTATGTCGTGAAGCCGACGAAGCTCGGCTACACCTTCTCCCCCGCGTCGAAATCGGTTTCCATTAAGCCCGCCGCCCCCTCGGACACAATCGGAACAAACTTCACGGCGCTCCTGCCCAAGCCGGCGATCTCGACCGCCGTTCGCGCGGACGGCAAGGACGGCGCGCCGTACGGCCTCAGCGGCAGGACGAACTGGGGGCTCGTCAACGAGGAGACCGCGCTGCGGATCACCGGGTACAACTTCCGCGAAACGCCCGCCGTCTTCCTCAGGGGGCCGAGCCCGGCCGGCACCGATACGCCGTGCGAAGAAGTCGTCTGGACCTCCGCCACGCAGCTCTCGGCGCTGGTGCCGAACGGGATGAAACGGGGGGACTACTCCGTGCGGGTCGTCAATCCTGACGGCCAGTTCGGCGCGCTGGGGACCGCCGCAACCCCGGGCTTCACCATCACCTCGCTCCCCGTACCGGTGGTGACCGGCATCTCCCCGAGCGGCATCAATCAGAACTACCGAGGCCCCCTGACCATCAGCGGCCGGAACTTCCTCGACGGCTGCACGGTGAGGATCGGTAGCGCGCAATTCGGCCCCTTCGACCCGGAGGCTTCGGGGACGCGCATCTCGCTCAACTACGCCGCGGGAACGCTCGGCACCGGCATCTGGGCGGTCGTCGTCGTCAACCCGGACGGGCAGGCGTCCGCCGCCGGCGTCACCCTGTCGGTCAGCTCCAAACCGGGGATCCTTGTCGACACCGTCTCGGAGACGTACGCCCCCGGCTCCCAGATCGCGCTGATCTACTCCCTCTGGCCCGGCGCGGTTCAGGAAGACAACGTCGTGGACCCGTATATCGCGGTCTTTCTCCCCTCCGGGAGCTGGCTCTTCTACGCCGGGAACCATCGCTGGACGTCGTCGCCGGTCCCGGTCTACCGGGGGTTCGCCATAGGAGAGGCGTCGGAGGGCACGCTCGCGGTGTTCACCGTCGGGGCCGACTGGCCGAAGGGGCTCTACAAGCTCTACGGGGGTCTGAACACCCCCGGGAAACCGCCGGTCCTTCCCCCGCCCGGTTTCTGGCTCTCCGATCTTTCGAGCCGCACGTTCACGATACGGTAG